A portion of the Rhodococcus pseudokoreensis genome contains these proteins:
- a CDS encoding NRDE family protein produces the protein MCLVLFAWHTRPDLPLVVAANRDEFYARPTEPLRRWDDGFVAGRDLLAGGTWMGISDALRFAAVTNVRDGAPATGARSRGDLPVDFLRGRLSPADHAGQVAATGAEYGSFNLLVGDPAELWWVTNRPHGRRQRVEPGVHGLSNAELDTPWPKVTGGKQAFAAALAADDGSPESDPGAYFDVLADSDPAPWDALPDTGIEPELERALSSRFIRHGEYGTRASTVLRVRADGTYDITERRFDESGPLPT, from the coding sequence ATGTGCCTGGTCCTGTTCGCCTGGCATACCCGCCCCGACCTCCCCCTGGTCGTCGCGGCCAACCGCGACGAGTTCTACGCCCGTCCCACCGAACCGCTGCGCCGTTGGGACGACGGCTTCGTCGCGGGCCGCGATCTGCTCGCGGGCGGAACGTGGATGGGCATCTCCGACGCCCTGCGGTTCGCGGCCGTCACCAACGTCCGCGACGGCGCCCCCGCGACCGGGGCCCGGTCCCGCGGAGACCTGCCCGTCGACTTCCTCCGCGGCCGGCTCTCACCCGCCGACCACGCCGGACAGGTGGCCGCGACCGGCGCCGAGTACGGCAGCTTCAACCTGCTCGTCGGCGATCCCGCGGAACTGTGGTGGGTCACCAACCGGCCCCACGGTCGCAGGCAGCGCGTCGAACCCGGCGTCCACGGCCTGTCCAACGCCGAACTCGACACCCCGTGGCCGAAGGTGACGGGCGGCAAACAGGCGTTCGCCGCCGCGCTCGCCGCCGACGACGGCAGCCCCGAATCGGATCCGGGGGCGTACTTCGACGTGCTCGCCGACAGCGACCCGGCACCGTGGGACGCACTGCCGGATACGGGCATCGAACCCGAACTCGAACGCGCCCTGTCGTCCCGGTTCATCCGCCACGGCGAGTACGGGACGCGGGCGTCGACCGTGCTGCGGGTCCGGGCGGACGGCACCTACGACATCACCGAGCGACGGTTCGACGAGAGCGGCCCTCTCCCCACGTGA
- a CDS encoding HIT family protein: MNCIFCEIVSGRSDASVVHEDENVLAFMDIRPWTSGHLLVVPKRHASGLADLDPGDGAAVFAVGQRLATALRHGPMRAQGVNLFLADGIAAGQEVFHVHLHVVPRTAGDGFGLRGMPKSPSRIALDQTAGVIRSSLS, translated from the coding sequence GTGAACTGCATTTTCTGCGAGATCGTGTCGGGCCGATCCGATGCCAGCGTCGTGCACGAGGACGAGAACGTGCTGGCGTTCATGGACATCCGGCCGTGGACGTCCGGGCATCTGCTGGTGGTCCCGAAGCGGCATGCGAGTGGGCTCGCCGACCTCGACCCGGGCGACGGTGCGGCGGTGTTCGCGGTGGGGCAGCGTCTCGCGACCGCGTTGCGGCACGGGCCGATGCGGGCCCAGGGTGTCAACCTGTTCCTGGCCGACGGGATCGCCGCCGGCCAGGAGGTCTTCCACGTGCACCTGCACGTGGTGCCCCGCACTGCCGGTGACGGATTCGGGCTGCGCGGAATGCCGAAGTCGCCGAGCCGGATCGCGCTCGACCAGACGGCGGGGGTCATCCGGTCCTCCCTCTCCTGA
- the purB gene encoding adenylosuccinate lyase: MSRIPNVLANRYASPELVELWSPEHKIILERQLWIAVLRAQAELGIDVPAEALADYERVLEQVDLDSIADRERVTRHDVKARIEEFNALAGHEQVHKGLTSRDLTENVEQLQILRSLEHVHAHGVAVAARLAERAAEYSSLVMAGRSHNVAAQATTLGKRFASAADELLVALTRLRELIDRYPLRGIKGPMGTAQDMLDLLDGDASKLEALEQKVAEHLGFSHVFTSVGQVYPRSLDHDVLSALVQVAAGPSSFAHTIRLMAGHELVTEGFQPGQVGSSAMPHKMNTRSCERVNGLQVVLRGYASMAAELAGAQWNEGDVFCSVVRRVALPDAFFAIDGLIETFLTVLAEFGAYPAVIEKELTRYLPFLATTKVLMALVRAGVGRETAHEVIKEHAVAVALAMREQGKEPDLLDRLAADDRLPLDRAALDEALADKKAFIGAAEAQVATVVAQVQKLVDANPEAAAYQPSPIL; this comes from the coding sequence GTGAGCCGCATCCCGAACGTCCTTGCCAACCGTTACGCCAGCCCCGAACTCGTCGAGTTGTGGTCGCCCGAGCACAAGATCATCCTCGAGCGTCAGCTGTGGATCGCCGTGCTGCGGGCCCAGGCGGAACTCGGGATCGACGTGCCGGCCGAGGCGCTCGCCGACTACGAACGCGTGCTCGAGCAGGTGGACCTCGACTCCATCGCCGACCGTGAGCGCGTCACCCGCCACGACGTGAAGGCCCGCATCGAGGAGTTCAACGCCCTCGCCGGCCACGAGCAGGTCCACAAGGGGCTGACCAGCCGCGACCTCACCGAGAACGTCGAGCAGCTGCAGATCCTGCGGTCGCTCGAGCACGTCCACGCACACGGTGTCGCGGTCGCGGCCCGGCTCGCCGAGCGGGCCGCCGAGTACAGCAGCCTCGTCATGGCAGGCCGGTCGCACAACGTCGCGGCGCAGGCCACCACGCTCGGCAAGCGGTTCGCGTCCGCCGCCGACGAACTGCTCGTCGCGCTCACCCGGCTGCGCGAGCTGATCGACCGCTACCCGCTGCGCGGTATCAAGGGCCCCATGGGCACCGCACAGGACATGCTCGACCTCCTCGACGGCGACGCGTCCAAGCTGGAGGCGCTGGAGCAGAAGGTCGCCGAGCACCTCGGCTTCTCCCACGTGTTCACGAGCGTCGGCCAGGTGTACCCGCGGTCGCTGGACCACGACGTGCTGTCCGCGCTGGTACAGGTGGCCGCCGGGCCGTCGTCGTTCGCGCACACCATCCGCCTGATGGCAGGCCACGAACTGGTCACCGAGGGCTTCCAGCCCGGCCAGGTCGGGTCGTCGGCGATGCCGCACAAGATGAACACCCGCTCCTGCGAGCGCGTCAACGGACTGCAGGTCGTGCTGCGCGGCTACGCGTCGATGGCCGCCGAGCTGGCGGGCGCGCAGTGGAACGAGGGTGACGTGTTCTGCTCGGTGGTGCGCCGCGTCGCGCTGCCGGACGCGTTCTTCGCGATCGACGGACTGATCGAGACGTTCCTGACGGTGCTCGCCGAATTCGGCGCCTACCCCGCCGTCATCGAGAAGGAACTCACCCGGTACCTGCCGTTCCTCGCCACCACCAAGGTCCTGATGGCCCTGGTGCGCGCCGGAGTGGGCAGGGAGACCGCGCACGAGGTCATCAAGGAACACGCCGTCGCCGTCGCGCTGGCGATGCGTGAGCAGGGCAAGGAGCCCGACCTCCTCGACCGTCTCGCCGCCGACGACCGCCTGCCCCTCGACCGGGCCGCCCTCGACGAGGCTCTCGCGGACAAGAAGGCGTTCATCGGTGCCGCCGAGGCGCAGGTCGCCACGGTCGTGGCGCAGGTGCAGAAGCTCGTCGACGCCAACCCCGAGGCGGCCGCGTACCAGCCGTCCCCGATCCTGTAG